One genomic segment of Bacteroides caccae includes these proteins:
- a CDS encoding 5-formyltetrahydrofolate cyclo-ligase: MRKLQSAKILAALEAHPAFRAANTILLYHSLGDEVDTHTFIKKWSSEKRILLPVVVGDDLELRIYTGPDDMTTGSYGIEEPTGEVFTDYAAIDFIAVPGVAFDRKGNRLGRGKGYYDRLLPRIPSACKAGICFPFQLVEEVPAESFDIRMDIIITTNENELSHPYHPLPSCDRE; encoded by the coding sequence ATGCGGAAGCTTCAATCAGCTAAAATACTTGCCGCCCTCGAAGCCCACCCGGCTTTCAGGGCGGCAAATACCATATTGCTCTACCACTCTCTCGGAGACGAAGTGGATACACATACATTTATCAAAAAATGGAGCAGTGAAAAACGAATATTGCTTCCGGTTGTCGTAGGCGATGATCTGGAACTGCGTATATACACCGGCCCGGACGACATGACAACCGGTAGCTACGGAATAGAAGAACCGACCGGAGAGGTGTTTACCGACTATGCAGCCATAGACTTTATCGCCGTCCCGGGAGTAGCTTTCGACCGGAAAGGTAATCGCCTCGGACGCGGAAAAGGCTATTATGACCGCCTTTTGCCACGTATCCCCTCAGCCTGCAAAGCTGGTATCTGCTTTCCTTTTCAATTAGTAGAAGAAGTCCCGGCAGAATCATTCGATATCCGCATGGACATAATTATAACGACAAATGAGAACGAATTATCACACCCATACCACCCGCTGCCTTCATGCGACAGGGAGTGA
- a CDS encoding histidinol-phosphatase: MRTNYHTHTTRCLHATGSDEEFVLSAIKGGYQELGFSDHTPWKYHTNYISDIRMTPEELPDYVESLRSLQEKYKDRISLKIGLECEYFPDYLHCLKEVIREFKLDYIIFGNHHFHTDEKFPYFGRNTKTVDMLELYEESAIEGMESGLFAYFAHPDLFMRSYPEFDRHCKLISRHICRTAARLNLPLEYNIGYEDYNDAHKITTIPHPDFWKIAAAEGCTAIIGVDAHNNQYLETPFYYDRANERLRALGIKVIDRIPFLSEK, from the coding sequence ATGAGAACGAATTATCACACCCATACCACCCGCTGCCTTCATGCGACAGGGAGTGACGAAGAATTTGTTTTAAGCGCCATTAAAGGCGGCTATCAGGAACTGGGTTTTTCAGACCATACTCCCTGGAAATATCATACTAACTACATTTCAGATATCCGCATGACTCCAGAGGAACTGCCGGATTACGTAGAAAGCCTCCGCTCGTTACAAGAAAAGTATAAAGACCGGATCAGCCTGAAAATAGGATTGGAATGCGAATACTTTCCCGACTACCTTCATTGTCTGAAAGAAGTCATTCGAGAATTTAAACTGGATTACATCATCTTCGGAAACCATCACTTCCATACAGACGAGAAGTTTCCTTATTTCGGTAGAAATACCAAAACGGTAGATATGCTCGAACTCTATGAGGAGAGCGCCATTGAAGGAATGGAAAGCGGACTGTTTGCCTACTTTGCTCATCCGGACTTATTTATGCGTTCTTATCCGGAATTCGACCGTCACTGCAAATTAATCAGCAGACATATTTGCCGGACTGCCGCACGGTTAAACCTCCCATTGGAATACAACATCGGCTACGAAGATTATAACGACGCGCACAAGATTACGACCATTCCCCATCCGGATTTTTGGAAGATAGCAGCAGCCGAAGGATGTACCGCTATCATCGGAGTAGATGCCCACAATAATCAATATCTGGAAACCCCGTTTTATTACGACCGTGCAAACGAAAGACTCCGGGCACTGGGAATAAAGGTAATAGACAGAATCCCCTTCCTCAGCGAAAAATGA
- a CDS encoding S41 family peptidase yields the protein MSTKNSSRFTPVIIAISVVIGILIGTFYAKHFAGNRLGIINGSSNKLNALLRIVDDQYVDTVNMTDLVEKAMPQILAELDPHSTYIPAQNLEEVNSELEGSFSGIGIQFTIQNDTIHVNAVIQGGPSEKVGLMAGDRIVTVDDSLFVGKKVTNERAMRTLKGPKGSQVKLGVKRMGEKDLLSFTITRGDIPQNTVDAAYMLNDEIGYVKVSKFGRTSHVELLNALAQLNHKKCKGLIIDLRGNTGGYMEAAIRMVNEFLPEGKLIVYTQGRKYPRAEEFANGTGSCQKMPLVVLIDEGSASASEIFTGAIQDNDRGTVVGRRSFGKGLVQQPIDFSDGSAIRLTIARYYTPAGRCIQRPYESGKDRNYELDLFNRYEHGEFFSRDSIKQNENELYYTSLGRPVYGGGGIMPDIFVPQDTTGVTSYLSTAINRGLTIQFTFQYTDNNRKKLSQYETEEELLNYLRHQGLVEQFVRFAESKGLKRRNILIQKSYKLLEKNIYGNIIYNMLGLEAYLQYFNKTDATVNKGIEILEKGEAFPKAPVAVEEEDTKDKKNEKKKRTAQAYRIVEDPTLYFDYAEASIS from the coding sequence ATGAGTACAAAAAACTCTTCACGTTTTACACCTGTCATCATAGCTATCAGCGTGGTAATCGGGATTCTTATCGGCACATTTTATGCCAAGCATTTTGCCGGCAATCGTTTGGGTATCATCAACGGTTCCTCTAACAAGCTGAATGCATTGCTGCGAATCGTAGACGACCAATACGTAGACACCGTAAACATGACCGATCTTGTGGAAAAAGCCATGCCTCAGATTCTGGCCGAACTAGATCCGCATTCAACATATATCCCCGCCCAGAACCTCGAAGAAGTAAATTCGGAGTTGGAAGGCAGTTTTAGCGGAATCGGTATCCAGTTTACGATACAGAACGATACAATACACGTCAATGCCGTCATTCAGGGCGGTCCTTCCGAGAAAGTAGGACTAATGGCAGGTGACCGCATCGTCACCGTAGACGACAGCTTGTTTGTCGGTAAAAAAGTAACCAACGAACGGGCTATGCGTACACTAAAGGGACCGAAAGGTTCTCAAGTGAAGTTAGGAGTGAAACGCATGGGAGAAAAAGACTTATTAAGTTTTACAATCACACGCGGAGACATTCCTCAAAACACTGTCGACGCTGCTTATATGTTAAATGACGAAATCGGTTATGTCAAAGTAAGTAAGTTCGGACGTACCAGCCATGTGGAACTTCTCAATGCTTTAGCGCAACTGAACCACAAGAAATGTAAAGGCCTGATTATCGACCTTCGCGGCAATACAGGCGGATACATGGAAGCAGCTATCCGCATGGTTAACGAATTCCTGCCGGAAGGAAAACTGATTGTATATACTCAGGGACGCAAATATCCTCGCGCAGAAGAATTTGCCAACGGTACAGGAAGCTGTCAAAAGATGCCGCTTGTCGTATTGATCGATGAAGGTTCGGCTTCTGCCAGCGAAATCTTTACCGGAGCTATTCAGGACAACGACCGTGGTACGGTAGTAGGACGCCGTTCCTTCGGTAAGGGTCTCGTGCAACAGCCTATCGACTTCAGCGACGGTTCGGCTATCCGCCTGACTATCGCCCGTTATTATACTCCCGCAGGACGTTGTATCCAACGCCCCTATGAAAGCGGAAAAGACCGTAATTACGAACTGGATTTATTCAACCGTTACGAACACGGCGAATTCTTCTCACGCGACAGTATCAAGCAAAATGAAAACGAACTTTATTACACCAGCCTCGGACGTCCTGTGTATGGTGGCGGTGGCATTATGCCGGATATATTCGTGCCGCAGGATACCACAGGTGTTACCTCATATCTTTCTACGGCTATCAATCGTGGATTAACCATTCAGTTCACATTCCAATACACCGACAACAACCGGAAAAAACTCAGCCAGTATGAAACGGAAGAAGAACTACTAAATTATCTCCGCCACCAGGGTCTGGTAGAACAATTTGTCCGCTTTGCTGAAAGTAAGGGATTGAAAAGAAGAAATATCCTCATCCAAAAGTCCTACAAGTTATTGGAGAAAAACATCTATGGCAACATCATCTACAATATGTTGGGGCTGGAAGCCTACCTCCAATATTTTAACAAGACAGACGCTACTGTCAATAAGGGTATCGAGATACTCGAAAAAGGAGAAGCATTCCCGAAAGCTCCGGTAGCAGTGGAAGAAGAAGATACTAAGGACAAAAAGAATGAAAAGAAAAAAAGAACTGCGCAAGCATATCGCATCGTTGAAGACCCAACTCTGTACTTCGACTATGCGGAAGCTTCAATCAGCTAA